A genomic region of Glycine max cultivar Williams 82 chromosome 15, Glycine_max_v4.0, whole genome shotgun sequence contains the following coding sequences:
- the LOC100792234 gene encoding pentatricopeptide repeat-containing protein At4g18975, chloroplastic isoform X1, with amino-acid sequence MMPITCESSIVSPLLLSRVCQAKTDPTRALLLGNKFSTMAVTALPKTSCIQCTIVRSKFSHKSGGPMEKKGKKTTGKKEHHLWKSRDSAQSGQKALALVRTVYKLPNEKEAVYGALDKWTAWETEFPVIAVSKALKILRKRGHWVRVIQVAKWMLSKGQGATMGTYDTLLLAFDMDKRVDEAESLWNMIIHAHMRSVSKRLFSRMISLYDHHNMPDKIIDVFADMEELRLKPDEDTVRRVARAFRELGDEEKRKLVIKQYGLKWKYIHFNGERVRVRTEAWEDNKSTN; translated from the exons ATGATGCCCATCACATGTGAAAGCTCAATTGTTTCCCCTCTTCTCCTGTCACGAGTATGTCAG GCTAAGACGGACCCAACAAGAGCCCTTCTGTTAGGGAATAAATTCTCAACAATGGCAGTAACTGCCTTGCCGAAG ACAAGTTGTATCCAATGCACGATTGTCCGATCCAAATTTAGCCACAAAAGTGGTGGTCCCATGGAGAA AAAAGGGAAGAAGACAACAGGAAAGAAAGAGCACCACTTGTGGAAAAGTAGAGATTCTGCTCAGTCTGGCCAAAAGGCACTTGCTCTTGTTAGAACT GTTTATAAACTCCCTAATGAGAAAGAGGCTGTTTATGGGGCGTTAGACAAATGGACAGCTTGGGAAACAGAGTTCCCTGTGATTGCAGTGTCTAAGGCTTTAAAAATCTTAAGGAAAAGGGGTCACTGGGTTCGTGTAATTCAA GTAGCTAAGTGGATGTTAAGCAAAGGTCAAGGAGCAACGATGGGAACATATGACACCCTTCTTCTGGCATTTGATATGGACAAGAGGGTAGACGAGGCAGAATCGTTGTGGAATATGATCATACATGCCCACATGCGCTCTGTCTCAAAAAGATTGTTTTCTAGGATGATCTCGTTATATGATCATCATAATATGCCGGATAAGATTATTGAT GTATTTGCAGACATGGAGGAGTTGCGGCTAAAACCTGATGAAGATACGGTCAGGAGAGTGGCAAGAGCTTTTAGAGAACTAGGTGACGAAGAGAAGCGGAAACTGGTTATAAAACAATATGGGCTTAAATGGAAGTACATTCACTTCAATGGTGAACGGGTGAGAGTTAGAACAGAAGCATGGGAAGATAATAAATCAACAAATTGA
- the LOC100792234 gene encoding pentatricopeptide repeat-containing protein At4g18975, chloroplastic isoform X2, protein MMPITCESSIVSPLLLSRVCQAKTDPTRALLLGNKFSTMAVTALPKTSCIQCTIVRSKFSHKSGGPMEKKGKKTTGKKEHHLWKSRDSAQSGQKALALVRTVYKLPNEKEAVYGALDKWTAWETEFPVIAVSKALKILRKRGHWVRVIQVAKWMLSKGQGATMGTYDTLLLAFDMDKRVDEAESLWNMIIHAHMRSVSKRLFSRMISLYDHHNMPDKIIDFRYLQTWRSCG, encoded by the exons ATGATGCCCATCACATGTGAAAGCTCAATTGTTTCCCCTCTTCTCCTGTCACGAGTATGTCAG GCTAAGACGGACCCAACAAGAGCCCTTCTGTTAGGGAATAAATTCTCAACAATGGCAGTAACTGCCTTGCCGAAG ACAAGTTGTATCCAATGCACGATTGTCCGATCCAAATTTAGCCACAAAAGTGGTGGTCCCATGGAGAA AAAAGGGAAGAAGACAACAGGAAAGAAAGAGCACCACTTGTGGAAAAGTAGAGATTCTGCTCAGTCTGGCCAAAAGGCACTTGCTCTTGTTAGAACT GTTTATAAACTCCCTAATGAGAAAGAGGCTGTTTATGGGGCGTTAGACAAATGGACAGCTTGGGAAACAGAGTTCCCTGTGATTGCAGTGTCTAAGGCTTTAAAAATCTTAAGGAAAAGGGGTCACTGGGTTCGTGTAATTCAA GTAGCTAAGTGGATGTTAAGCAAAGGTCAAGGAGCAACGATGGGAACATATGACACCCTTCTTCTGGCATTTGATATGGACAAGAGGGTAGACGAGGCAGAATCGTTGTGGAATATGATCATACATGCCCACATGCGCTCTGTCTCAAAAAGATTGTTTTCTAGGATGATCTCGTTATATGATCATCATAATATGCCGGATAAGATTATTGAT TTCAGGTATTTGCAGACATGGAGGAGTTGCGGCTAA